A segment of the Symmachiella macrocystis genome:
TCAACATTTGTTACACGCTGGGTTTGGATCTGCACGCTAAGGCCAAAGATCTGACCGAAGATGACATCACGCGGATCGCGCATCTGCTTGAAAAAGACTATTTGACCGAAGGTCAGTTGCGACGCAAGGTGCAGCAGGATATCGCCCGTTTGCGGGATATCGGTTGTTATCGCGGCTTGCGGCATCGTCGCGGTTTGCCGGCACGGGGCCAGCGGACCAAGACCAATGCCCGGACGCGCAAAGGTGTCCGCAAAACGGTCGCCGGCAAAAAGGGTGTCAAAGACAGATAACCGGTATGCTGTCGGCGTTTGCGCCGTCCTGCAATTTTTTACATATAGCGCCCCCATACACACATTTACGGAAAACATTCCGAAGGAGAGTCCGCAGTGGCCAAGTCGAAACGACGCAAGGTGCGACGCAACGTCACGCGCGCTGTCGCACACATTAAGGCGACTTTCAATAACACCACGGTGACCGTGACCGACGTCAACGGCGACGTGCTTTGCTGGGCAACCGCAGGCACGAGCGGTTTCAAAGGGAGTCGGAAAAGCACCCCCTTTGCAGCGCAGCGGGCTGCGGAAACCTGTGCCGAGCGTGCCGCCAAGTTTGGCGTGAAGGAAATCGAAGTCCGCGTTAAAGGTCCCGGGTCAGGCCGAGAAAGTGCGATCACCGGTTTGCAGTCGTCCGGTTTGACGATCAAAGCCATTGAAGACGTGACCCCGTTGCCCCACAACGGCTGCCGTCCTCCCAAACGCCGCCGCGTTTGATGCGTTTGGGCGAGCGGAGTCCATCGCGCCCCTGTTCGTGATTTTTCAGCCATTGGGCCACGGTTGAAACGGCAGGCAGCGATATCACATTGAGAGTTTATGACCGAGGCGGAGTTTCGCCTTGTCATCAAGTTTGTTGGAGAGAACCAGATGCGAATTCGTTGGCGTGGTTTGGAGCTTCCGAGCAAGGTCTGTCCCGAATTGGACGTGGCCAGCCCGACTTACGGCAAGTTTGTCGCCGAACCGTTTGAGCGTGGTTTCGGTGTTACGATTGGCAACAGCCTGCGGCGGATTTTACTATCCAGCCTCGAAGGCGCTGCCTTGACAAAAGTCAAAATCCAAGGTGTGCAGCACGAGTTCACCACAATCCCCGGCGTTGTCGAGGATGTGACCGACGTGGTGTTGAACCTCAAGTCACTCGTCCTCAAGAATCACTCCGGGGACACAAAAACACTCCGCATCGAGCGTCATGAGCGCGGTGTGGTGACCGGTGCCGATATCATCACCGATGAAACGGTTGATGTCATCAGCAAGGATATGGTGATCGCCACCATGACCGATGACGTGCCGTTGGTGATGGAACTGACAGCACAAACCGGTCGTGGATACGTTTCGGCCAGCGAACAGTATGAGATGGAAACCGAAGTCGGTGTCATTCCGCTCGATGCTCTGTATTCGCCGGTTGTGCGGGTGCGTTACAAAATCGAAGATACACGCGTCGGTCAAAAGACCAACTACGACAAACTGATCTTGGAGATCTGGACCGATGGCACGGTCACACCGGAAATGGCGTTGGTCGAAGCGGCCAAGATTCTCCGCAAACACCTCAACCCGTTTGTGACTTATCGCGAACCGGGTCCCGAGTTGCCGCCGGACGCCAGTTTGAAACAAATGATGGAAGCCACCGGTTACGCTCCAGTCGATACAGAACTGGAAGAAAAGCTGAACCAGTCGTTGGCCGAATTGAACCTCTCGGTTCGTGCGACCAACTGTCTGGAATCCGAAGGAATCAATACCGTGCGGGATTTGGTGTCTCGCACGGAAGACCAATTGTTGCAAGTCCGCAATTTCGGCGAAACCACTTTGACCGAAGTTCGTGAACGGCTGGACGCCATCAACTTGCGATTGGGGATGCGTGTGCCGCAAGGCGCGCCCGGCATGCCCGCTGGTATGTAACACGGACTTTGTAATAAACACCGAAACGGTTTGGATTTCCACTGACGAGTCATCGCCGGTTTCGCGCAACTGTAATACTGATCGAAGACTGAAGAGAGTCCCATGCGTCACCGAATGAAAGGCCGCAAGCTCGGCCGCAATGCATCACACCGCCGCGCGATGTTTCGCAACATGGCCACCAGCCTGATCTGCTCTGTCCGCGTGGATGAAGATGATCCGCAGGCGCCCAAGGTTCCCGGACGGATTGTGACAACCGTGGCCAAGGCCAAGGAACTCCGCCCGTACGTCGAAAAACTGGTCACCATGGCTCGTAAGTCATTGGCCCATACCGAACGCGCTGCCGAGTTCAGCACCTCCGCCGATCGCAACACCGAAGAGTGGAAGAGTTGGCGGAATTCGGAAGAGTGGAACAAGTGGAATCAAGCGATTGCACCGGCCGTCAACTATCGTCGTCGTGCGTTCGCCCTGTTGCGCGATAAAACGGCCGTCGATGTTTTGTTCGCCGAATTGGCTGAACGGTTTGAAGATCGCCCCGGGGGATACACCCGTGTGATTCGATTGGCCGATGTTCGTCTCGGTGATGCCGGTGAACAGGCATTGATCGAATTCGTTGGCGAACGTGACCGCGTCACGAGCAAACAAGCTGCGGCCCCCATGGTCGTTGAAGATGACGAAACCGAGGCCGGCACGGAAGACAACGCCGACACGGAAGACAACGCCGACACGGAAAGCGAAACCGCAGTTGACGAATCGGCCGCCGGAAGCGAAACTTCCGAGACTGAGGCGGAAACAGCAGAGGTCGCTGGTGAGGAACCGGCGGACGATGACAAAAAGGCTGAAGCATAATCAACGCGACGCGCGGATCATCCTGCCGCGTCGCCCCCGCCCAGTTGAGAAAGGATTCTCAACAAATATGGCCAACCGCGGATTTGATTTTAGCTGGGCAATGGAACAACTCTGCCGCGACATCGTCGGCAGGCTCGATGAATTCTCGCATGTGCGGATGGACCAAGTAGCCGTCACCTTCGCACAAGCCCGCCGCCGCGTCCCTTATGGACTGCAGGCCAAACTGACCCCCATGCGCTTCGAAGGGGGATCGCTGACGACCTCCCGCTATGGCCGGGAATGGACGGTCCAACGGCTGTACGATCACAGCGGCGAAAATGAGTACCTCTACATACTCACGTTCTACCTGCCGCGGTTTTTAGATCATGACTTTCGTGAAAAGATGATCACGATCGTCCATGAATTGCACCACATCAGCCCCCATTTCGACGGAGACATCCGCCGACATTCCGGCCGGTACCACGTGCATTCGCACAGCCAAAAAGAATACGACGCAATGTGCGCCCGCTTGGTGGATCAATACTTAAAGCAAAAGCCGCCAGCCGCGCAGCATAAGTTCCTCAAAACCGACTTTCGCAAACTCGCCAAACAACACGGCGGAGTCGTCGGCATCCGCCTGCCCGTGCCCAAGCTGATTCCGTTGCGGGAATCGGCGTGAAGCGGGGATTTTCGGTACCGGAAATGCAACCGCGTTAAAATGCGCCGCCAACGATTGACTTTGGCGCTGCCGGCATCTCGCCTATTAGTCTTCGTGCAACATATTTGAAGACTTTCTCGTGTGCTGTTCCTGCGACGGCGCCCGGTCCGGCTTCTATGAAGCACCACTCACCTCGAACGTCGCGCACGAAATCTGCGGCAATCAATCGAGATCGAAAAGGACCAGCGATTGAAGCAGCCATTGCTTTTAATTGACGCAAATCTCGTGTTGTTGGTGGAAATCCGTTGGGCTCTGCGACGGCATCCAGATAGTGAAAACTCCACGCTACCGGTTCACCGTCAATAATCCATGTGCGGATTTCTTGTGGTACATCGCCGTACATCCAATGACCGGCAACGGCGATATCCAGCCATTGACGGGCAATGATCGGCTTGTCCCAGCCAAAACTCCGCCTGAGGAGTTGAGCTTCGTCTTTCAATTCCTTGAGGTCCGCCACCTTTGACTGCTGACCGCCGCGCTTCCACGATGACTTTGGCGTTCGTACAAAAAGTGGAAATGTCAGATCGTTGGGTATTTCATCATCAAGACCAATCACCCAGGTCGTTGGCATCGGGACTTGAATGTTATGTTGTTCAAGTTTTCCGAGCACATCGTCTAAGCCAATAAGCTCCCGGCGTTCTTCCGGGCGATCATGAATGTGGGGACGATCACCGACTTGTCAGTCAAGGTCTTCAACTCCGCACTCGTAGCCGAATAAGAAACCCATGTCATCCCGATGAGACTGTTGGATGTCCAGGGCATTGACTTCGATCAGCCAATCCAAGCGTTTGTCGCGCAAGCGTTTCGCGTCGGGCAGGTCGTCTTTGTCGTAAAATAACTTCATGGCGAGCTAACCTCGATTGAATATCATGCACGCGGCGTCGAAGAGTTTATCACTCTGTGCTGCGTGTGCTAAGCGACTCTACAATCCGACCGCCCTGCCCTTCCTCAGTCCTTAGCCATGGTATCAATCCGTTGAGAATGTCTGCTTGCGACGCATGTTTTGGCCTCTCGTAGAAAGCGATTTGGGCGGGTCGAAACTATTGATCATTGTTGCCAAAGGGGCGGGCGGTTTGACATACTTCATTGTAGCAAGCGGTTGGGTTCTTGTAGGTGCTCGGCTTGTCCCGAAATTGTTTTTTCAATCACAACCATTTTTTGCCAGTGCCAACAATTAAAATCAACAACAATGTCGATCCGCATCGTGAATTCCCCGATCCGGTGGGGCTGCCTGAAACCGTGGACCTTGCGCGTGCGACCCGCACGTCGCGTCTAGTGGGGGTTTCCACGATTGGCGTGGTCGTTCGGTTGATGATTATCGGCATTGAGTTGGCCGGGTTTTGGGTGTGGGGCTATTCGGTCTTGCTGGTCGATGCGGTCGCGTCGCTGGCGGACGTGGTGGCGAGTGTCGCCATTATCATTGCCATTAAAATTGCCGAGCGACCTCCCGATGAGGATCATCCCTTCGGTCACGGTCGCTTTGAACCGCTGGCTGGTATGCAAATGGGGATTCTCATTTGCATGTTGGGGGGCGGAGTGATCGGCCAGCAATTCTTTGCCGTCTTCACCGAAGCCCCCGCGGGCAACGTGAATGTCTGGGTGGCTGCAATTCCGTTAGCGGCTGCTGTGATCTTCGAATTGATTTGCCGCATGATTTTGCGGATCGGGCGACGCGAGCACAGTACCGCACTCATCTCCGAGGCGTACCATTATCGCGTCGACGGCATCACCAGTTTATTGGCCGCCGTGGGATTGCTGGTGGCCAGCGCGATTCCGCAGTTCAGCAATTTGGTCGACCATATCGGAGCCATGCTACTCGCGGCGATCATGCTGGGCTTGGGAGCGACCGCCGTTTGGCAAAACGTGCATCAACTGCTCGACCGCGTCCCTGACTCGGAATGGTTTCGACGCGTACGGACTTCGGCGGAGAAGGTCGAAGGGGTGTTGGACGTCGAAAAAGTGCGGATGCAATGTGCCGGTCCAGATGCCCATGTTGATATCGACATCGAAGTCGATCCGCGTCAAACCGTCAGTGAGGCGCATGTCATCACGCAACACGTCCGCGCCCAAATTCAAACCGACTGGCCCGCTGTCCGCGATGTGGTCGTCCACGTCGAACCCTATTTCGACGGCGACCACTAAACACGGCAGCCCGATGGAACCGGTTCTGCGGGAGGCGTGTGACTAAGATTAGTGCTTTGTCGGCGCATCGCCGGTGGAGATTTGTGCGTTCGGTTGCTGGGGTCCATAGATCCACAGCGGCACGCGTAGCTCCGGATATTCTGGATCGTCAGTGAAGATTCGCACCACCGTCACATGTTTGCCGGACGGGACTTGATCGCTGACTGCCAGTTTGACGGGAATCCGGCGGAAACCGTTTTCATCAGCGACAGCATCTTCGAGGCGCAATTGGACGAGGTCGGAGTCACAACTGACACCCTCAACCCGAAAGTGATCGGGACGCATGTCGGTTACGGTAATGGATTGCTCCTCAATTCGGCCGCCGTTGTGATATAAAACCATGCTGGCCGGTCGCACGGTCACGCCGCGGTCCGGGACGCGGAGTTGAAATGCCAAATCCGTGCTTTGTGATTCCTTGGAACGCGCGGGGCGGGTTTCGACGGTGACGGTGTACTCATGGTTACCCGGTTCTTGGTTGGCCATCAGCACACGCAGCAGGATCATGCCTTGTTCGCCGGGGGGAATCGGGAGCAGCAGTTCGTCTTTATCATTGGGGCGAAAACGCTGATCGCCGACGATCACTTCCGGTTTCAAACATCCACAACTGACGGAGATTTTGGTCATGATCACGGGTGTGTTCCCGCGATTCACGAAACCGTATCTTGCATTTTCCTCTGCCGTGGGATCGACCAGTCCTTTGTCGACCAGATATTGCGTAAATGCCAGCGATGCCGGGGAGGGATTGACCGCGAAGGGTCGCGCCAAAGGTGCGGAGGCATGGGCGGCGATTGAACAGACCAGCGGAATCAAAGCCGTGGCCAATGCCAGTTTCATTTTCGCGCGAGAATAGCGTACCGTCATGCGCAGCCTCCATGCCGCTGGATATTACAATGAGTCGAGAGAGGAAGGGCGGGCTTTTAGCACATTCGCTCAAGAGCAGCAAGGTGAGCCATGTGCAGTTGGGCTATCTCAAATGGCCAGTGGAGTTACTTGCTGGGATTGCCTTTTACGCCCGTCAGAACATACGGAGCAAGCGATCACTTATAACAAGAAACCAAGCCGACGAGAGTAGCGACGCACGCTCAGATTGCCTACGCTGCTTGAGCAGTATTTAGCAGGCAGAGCACCGGCGACGCGAACGCTCCTTCTTCCGGCCACTCACCACTCTGAATATATTCCTCCATGAAACAATTCTTCATCAAAAAATGGTTCCTGGTCGGGCTGGCGGTGACAATCACCAGCGGGATTCTGTACGGCTGGCAGCGTCCGCAGGGGATTGAGAGTCTCACCGAATTTGTGCATCCGCGATGGCTGACCGGGTTTGTGTTGTTTTTGATGTCGATCACACTCGACAGCCGACAGCTACGTGCCTCGTTTCGTGCGCCCGCGCCGGTGCTGTTGGCTGTGGGGCTGAACTACCTGGTTGTACCGACCGCCGCTTGGGCGCTGATGTCGATACAACTCTCCGAGGATTTTCGTTTTGGTCTGATGATCGCCGGGAGCGTACCCTGTACGATGGCGGCCGCTTCGGTCTGGACGCGCAAGGCCCGGGGAAACGACGCCGTGTCGTTGTTGGTCACCATGTCGACCAATGCCATCTGCTTTATCGTCACGCCACTGTGGCTCAACATGGCGATCCCTACCGGCGCCGCCCATTTGGATGCTTGGGAGATGGTCCGCCGGTTAGTCGAAACGGTGCTGATCCCCTGCTCTGTTGGACAGCTGCTTCGCCAACGGGGAGTCGTCGCAGACTTTGCGACCCGCGCAAAGACGGTGCTGGGTGTTGTTGCCCAGTCTTTTGTCTTGGTGCTCGTGCTGTTTGCGGCGCTGAAGTCAGGCCGGAATTTAGCCGTAACCAATGCTCACGTGAGTCTGTTGGCCGTGGCTGTGGTCTGGGCCAGCTGCGTTGGAATTCACACAACAGTGCTGTTTGCGGGCCGGTATTTCTCCGGGAAGCTGGGCATTACGGAGGCGGATGGTAAAGCGGTGGCGATTTCGGGCAGCCAAAAGACCTTGCCGATTGGAGTCTACATCGCGACCGACCCGGCAATGTTCGGGGCATTCCCGTTTGCCGTGTTTCCGATGCTGATGTATCACGCGTCGCAATTGTTTGTCGACACGGCAGTGGCCGACCGTTGGGCCGCGGAGGCCGACGTGACCGAATCTATAGTTGCCACGGAGAAGTGACCGCGAGGAGGGTTATTGTTTTGGCAATTCGACTGTGACTTCATCGTAACGCGGGTCGCGGAACGTTTCAAAGAACTCCATGCCGAAGCCTTGGTCCATTTCGTATTTGGCCCGGTAGGCCCAGGGGGTGCCGCGATGTTTGAATATGACTTGCCGAAAACGGTTCGTGGCCAGTGCCAACTGATTATTCAACTCATTCATGTCGACCTTTGTGATCTTTACCTGCTCTTCATCCGGGGGCAGCATTTGCTTGGTGCGACGGAGGTTCCAGCGATTGCTCTTAGGGTTCTTCGGTTCGGGGTAGTTCTTGGCGTGTTGGTCCATTGCCAGCAAGTATTGAAACAGCCGCACGCGATAGGCCAGGACCTGCGCCGCAGCTAGGTCGTAATTGGCCTTCCAGCGCTGCGAGGTCTCCGTGTCACGCAGATCTTTAATGCTGTCTAACGTTTTGTTTGCTTCGTTGAGCATGCCCATGGCGCGGAGTGCGCGGCCGAAATAGATTTTCGCTTCTTCGCGGAAACCTTCTTCGTCGCCCTGATACCAATGTTCGCGAATGTACAAGTCTTTGTCACGATGTGGATTGAGTTTGACGATCACATCCCAAATCGTGCGTCGAAATTCGCTTTCATTGCGATCCTGCGCATACTCGTTCCTGGACACCAGATCCGGTGCATATTCTCTTATCGCCTCAAAACGGAATTTCCGCTCCTCCCCATGTTGGGTCGTAACAAGATTTTCCTCTTCGCTGGGGAGGATGAAAAAGATTCCACCCGATTCCTTGGCCAGCCGGACCTGCTCGTAGGGGCCAAAGCCGGCGGATTGCGCGTCCCAGCGTCCGTGCAAACCATCATATTGCAACGATTCGGGATAAGCGGTTTCGGGGCCGCGGCGAATCTGCAGCCAATGCGTCAGCCCAAATTGCGAGTCCTTCCAACGCACTCGGGCATAGGGATACCCGAAGATCGATTCGCGGCCAAGAATGTAGCAAGGGGCACGGGCCTTTTTAGCCTTGACCAGCGTCAGGTCAAAGGCTTCCCCGTCATCTCCCGATTCATCCGAAACAATGACGAGGATCAATCGCCGATTGCCGCGATTGGCGATAGTCGAATACTTGTCGATGACGTATGAGATGGCGCCGCTCATATTTTCTTCGCCACTTTTGTCCACTTTGATATTGTTGATCGCCGCTTTGATCACGTTTTCATTGGAGGTTGGCTTTTTGGTCAGGTCTGTGATTCCTTTGCCAAAACTATGCATGGCTGTCAGAATTGGTGCGTCCTGATTTTTGGCAGCGCGCTTGCCCTGCTCTTCGACGATCCGCAGCTCTTCATAGATCTTATGGAATTCGTCACGAATCATCTTTTGGTCATTCTGCATGCTGTCGGACTCGTCAAACAGCCAGACGACCAGCAGCCCCTTCCCTTCACGCATCAGTCGTCGCAGCTCATCTGTCATACGGCTCATCGCCACGGGATAGCCTGAGACGGCAGCGCCGGTCTCGCCGTTCACTTCTCCTCCGTCCTCCAATTGGTCGCCCATCTCCTCAAAGCCTGGAAGCGGTGCCGGAATATTCGCCTGGAAATCGGTGTCCTTAGGCTTAGTGGTATCCTCGATCGACTTTCTCGCGTTATTATTGACTTCGTTACCGCCGATAGCGTCGGTCGCCACGCCGCCGGCTATGGCGGCCAGAGAGTTGGAGATTTCGGTCTCCGCATCTAAGGTGCTGTTGAACTCTGGCTGCTGACGCTCCTGTTCTTCAAACACCGTTTGAATGTCGATCTCTTCGATCTTTTGGACCACCGCATACTGCACCATAAAGAGTGCAGCCAAAATGAAAAGATGCACCGCCAAGGAGGTGATCAAAGCTGACGCTTCTCGTTTTTGACGCATGAGGGAATTCCGATCGTTTCGTTGTGCTGTATTTACGATTCCTGCCTGCGGCCGGGCATCGCGCGGGCATCCGTCTTTATCTCGATAAGAGACGCGGCGGCTTATCGCACGGGTATTCAATCACAGCCCTTTCGGTCCATCGCGTTGAAGTTGTTGGCGCTTCTTCTGTGCCGCTTCATCGCGCGGCGGTTGGTTTTCGCCTGCTTGACGCATGCGTTCTTCGATCTTGGCATAGCCCACACTGCGCTCAACCCATTGCCAACCAAGTGGCTGCGAAAGTTCGCGTTCGGCCAACAGGCTCCAAGGGGTATTGGGATGTTCGTCAATAATGCGTGTCAGATAGGTGCGCGCACGACCCGCTAGTTTTTTCACGCGGGCGCCGGAGATGATTTGGTCGGAGGGAATGAGCGCCCATTGATCGTTCTTGGGGTCGGAGAATTTACGCGGCTGGCCCTTCATTTCGGCCAGCACGGAGTTGTAACCTAAGCTGCGGACCTTCATGGCCAACGCGCGGCCAATCGCCAAATCATAACCGGCCTGCCAACGCGGCTCGCTAATCTTCTCGCGATCCGCTTCGCCGGTTTCCAAGATGCTCAAAATCTGATCCAACTGATAGGTCAGTTTGGCCATCGGTTTTTGGGATTCAGTCATCTGTTGCCGCAGGATGTTGTCGCTGTCGGCGCGGAACTCAGTTCGGGGGACGTTGATCTCGCCATCACGTTCGTTTTTCGTTAGGGCGGCGGCTTGCACCAATGCCATTTTGGCCTTGTTTTGTGACACGCGCCGATCGTATTCGGCACGGGATACGTAGTCGGGCCGATAGTTTCTCATGACTGCTTTGTCGAATTTGGCACCACCGGCGACGTCATCGGTAATCAAAAACAACCCGCCCGTTTCGGCGCTCAATCGCGTCAGGCCGTATGGTCCGTGTCCCGATGACAGCACCATGTTGCGATTCGATCCTCCCCAAAAACTGAGCCGCAACCGTTCCGCCATCGCTGTTTCCGGTCCTTGATGCACGGGAAACTGTTTGGTGGATTTATCGGGGTAGGTCCAGGTGACATATCCCAGCTCGCGGCCAAACCTAGAGGCGTTACCGATCGTATAGGTGCGGATGCCATACCGGCGATTGAATTTGATCACACTGTCCAGCAGTGCTTCGTCATCCCCCCGCTCATCGGTGACCACGACGATCATCACATTGTAACCGGCGCGTGTGCGATATTTGTAGTACTTTTGCGCTGCGTCGCGCACGGTGGCGTAAACGTTTTCGGTCCCCGATTCATCCATCACGATGTCACGTACAGCCTCAGTCATCTTGGCAATGTCGTCGACCGGTTTGTCCGTGATGAAGGTGTGTCTTTCGCCGAACGCAGCGACGACTGTTTTTAGTGGCGGGTCGTCTTGTTCGTGCAGTTGGCCCAATTGCGAATAGATACTTTGAAAACGATCGGCGATCGCTGTGCGTCGTTTTTTGAGCGAACCGGAGGCATCGAACAACCAAACCACGAGTGTCTTGCGCTCTTGCAACGACTGCCGGATTTCGGCCACCAACCGGTCCAGTGCTCCTTCGACACCGCCGACCATATCCGAAAATTCACCACTGACCTCAACCCGCTCAATCAAGTCCGCCATCGCGGGACTTTCAATCACATCCGGTAAGGTGAAATCGGCGTCATCGAGTTCCTTGAGCTGCTCATCCAGATTCGTCTTTGGATTCTGCCCCGACATCGCGGCCATCGCTGCCGAGTTGGCTTGAGACTGCATATCGGAATCATTTCCGATGGCGTCGGCCTGTATCACGGTTTCAAATTCACGTCGCGGCTCCGGTTGATCGAACGTACTCTCGATTTCGGCCGCTTTGAATTCCTGGGTGGCGACATAAGTGACGCTGCCCAAGAGCAGCATCAGTCCAAAATGAAATGCGAGACTGGCGATCCAAGCGCGGGCGCTTTTGCCGCGGGGAAGACGCCATTTTGAGCGGGAATAAGCCGGACCGCTCTTTGTAGCGGAAGCCGTCCCTGGGGGATCAGCCGCACGGACGTTTAGCGTGCTTTGCGTCACAGCCAACTCCAATTACCCGAACGAACTGCGCCGCCCGACTGACCCTTCGAGAAACGCGGTCTCTTTAAGAGATGAACAACTGTTTGCAGTCTACCATACCCCGATGCGGTTGCAAAGAAGAGGTCCAGAGAGCGTGTTGCCTGGGTTACCACACGTCGGCTGCAGCAACTCCTTGTGCGGCAGCCAATTCTGTGGTTTTGGGGCGGCATTCCAGCCCCAGAAAGTCGCGGTAACCTAAGTCGTACGCTTCCTTCAACACACGATTGTAATGGATCTCGCCTGTCCCCGGTTCATTGCGACCGGGGGTGTCGGCCAACTGCAGATATCCGATCTGCCCTGCTTTCATCCCTTCCCGCAAATGCCCACACAAGTCCCCTTCGGTGATTTGCATGTGGTACAGGTCCCAATTGATCTTCACGTGCGGCGATCCGACTTCGTTGCAGATATGAATCGACGGCGGGCTGCCATACAGGCAATGCCCTTTGTGATC
Coding sequences within it:
- a CDS encoding vWA domain-containing protein yields the protein MTQSTLNVRAADPPGTASATKSGPAYSRSKWRLPRGKSARAWIASLAFHFGLMLLLGSVTYVATQEFKAAEIESTFDQPEPRREFETVIQADAIGNDSDMQSQANSAAMAAMSGQNPKTNLDEQLKELDDADFTLPDVIESPAMADLIERVEVSGEFSDMVGGVEGALDRLVAEIRQSLQERKTLVVWLFDASGSLKKRRTAIADRFQSIYSQLGQLHEQDDPPLKTVVAAFGERHTFITDKPVDDIAKMTEAVRDIVMDESGTENVYATVRDAAQKYYKYRTRAGYNVMIVVVTDERGDDEALLDSVIKFNRRYGIRTYTIGNASRFGRELGYVTWTYPDKSTKQFPVHQGPETAMAERLRLSFWGGSNRNMVLSSGHGPYGLTRLSAETGGLFLITDDVAGGAKFDKAVMRNYRPDYVSRAEYDRRVSQNKAKMALVQAAALTKNERDGEINVPRTEFRADSDNILRQQMTESQKPMAKLTYQLDQILSILETGEADREKISEPRWQAGYDLAIGRALAMKVRSLGYNSVLAEMKGQPRKFSDPKNDQWALIPSDQIISGARVKKLAGRARTYLTRIIDEHPNTPWSLLAERELSQPLGWQWVERSVGYAKIEERMRQAGENQPPRDEAAQKKRQQLQRDGPKGL